The Glycine soja cultivar W05 chromosome 6, ASM419377v2, whole genome shotgun sequence genome has a window encoding:
- the LOC114415221 gene encoding XIAP-associated factor 1-like has protein sequence MAAVSDQDTSVCTHCDRAIPSANIDLHFVHCSRNLERCQICDDMIPKLLAEEHYLNTHAPVACSLCSETMERDILDIHREENCPKRMITCEFCEFPLPAIDLAEHQEVCGNRTELCHLCNKYVRLRELYNHEDSCNTIQDNSAGSSRYVRPAERDEGARRRPQNDFSGKRLFFTIAFTGIAVVLGSIFFQRKTDLSNVQ, from the exons ATGGCAGCCGTGTCCGATCAAGACACTAGTGTATGCACTCACTG TGATCGGGCTATTCCTTCGGCAAATATTGATTTGCATTTTGTTCATTGCTCTCGAAACCTTGAAAGATGCCAAATTTGTGACGACATGATTCCGAAACTACTTGCTGAGGAGCACTATTTAAACACACATGCCCCG GTTGCCTGTTCGCTGTGCAGTGAAACCATGGAACGTGATATTTTAGATATCCATAGAGAGGAAAATTGTCCTAAAAGGATGATCACCTGTGAGTTCTGTGAGTTTCCTTTGCCGGCTATTGATCTGGCTGAGCATCAG GAAGTATGTGGGAATCGAACAGAACTTTGTCACCTTTGTAACAAATATGTTAGACTGCGTGAACTATACAACCATGAAGATAGTTGCAATACAATTCAAGACAATTCTGCAGGGTCTTCAAG GTATGTGAGGCCAGCTGAAAGAGATGAGGGTGCTAGAAGAAGGCCGCAGAATGATTTCTCAGGAAAGCGTCTTTTTTTCACAATAGCATTCACTGGCATTGCTGTTGTCCTCGGATCTATTTTTTTCCAGAGGAAGACAGATCTCAGCAATGTGCAATAG
- the LOC114415219 gene encoding pentatricopeptide repeat-containing protein At1g09900-like → MDLVAPTEQFCSFHPFHITRARVSDNTVSRPFVLSPASSVSHHFTKLKATRSRKRLENRVSAVSKSEASGMNGRLQQIVSTPNGDLNGIGMESSSPNGVNGSRSFEEFASNIHLRKLVRNGELEEGLKFLERMIYQGDIPDVIACTSLIRGFCRSGKTRKATRIMEILENSGAVPDVITYNVLIGGYCKSGEIDKALQVLERMSVAPDVVTYNTILRSLCDSGKLKEAMEVLDRQMQRECYPDVITYTILIEATCNDSGVGQAMKLLDEMRKKGCKPDVVTYNVLINGICKEGRLDEAIKFLNNMPLYGCQPNVITHNIILRSMCSTGRWMDAERLLADMLRKGCSPSVVTFNILINFLCRKRLLGRAIDVLEKMPKHGCVPNSLSYNPLLHGFCQEKKMDRAIEYLEIMVSRGCYPDIVTYNTLLTALCKDGKADAAVEILNQLSSKGCSPVLITYNTVIDGLTKVGKTEYAAELLEEMRRKGLKPDIITYSTLLRGLGCEGKVDEAIKIFHDMEGLSIKPSAVTYNAIMLGLCKAQQTSRAIDFLAYMVEKGCKPTKATYTILIEGIADEGLAEEALELLNELCSRGFVKKSSAEQVAVKM, encoded by the coding sequence ATGGATTTAGTGGCACCAACCGAACAGTTTTGCTCATTTCACCCCTTCCACATAACCAGAGCTAGGGTTTCGGATAACACCGTTTCTCGTCCTTTCGTTCTATCTCCTGCTAGTAGTGTTAGTCATCATTTTACAAAACTGAAGGCAACTAGGTCTAGAAAGCGTTTAGAAAACCGCGTTTCTGCGGTTTCGAAGTCCGAAGCTTCTGGCATGAACGGTAGATTGCAACAAATTGTTAGCACCCCAAACGGGGACTTGAATGGCATAGGCATGGAATCTTCTTCGCCCAACGGGGTGAACGGTTCCCGGAGCTTCGAGGAGTTTGCGAGTAACATTCATCTCCGGAAGTTGGTTAGAAATGGAGAGTTGGAGGAAGGGCTTAAGTTTCTTGAGCGCATGATTTACCAAGGGGATATCCCTGATGTCATTGCTTGCACCAGCTTGATTCGCGGGTTTTGCAGGAGTGGAAAGACTAGGAAGGCAACGAGAATCATGGAGATTTTGGAGAATTCTGGTGCTGTTCCTGATGTGATAACTTATAATGTTTTGATTGGTGGTTATTGCAAATCAGGGGAGATAGACAAAGCCTTGCAGGTTTTGGAGCGAATGAGTGTTGCTCCGGATGTTGTTACGTATAACACGATTCTGCGTAGTTTGTGTGATAGCGGGAAGCTGAAGGAGGCAATGGAGGTTCTTGACAGGCAGATGCAGAGGGAGTGTTATCCCGATGTGATTACTTACACGATTTTGATTGAAGCGACTTGTAATGATAGTGGCGTTGGTCAGGCGATGAAGCTGTTGGATGAGATGAGGAAGAAAGGGTGCAAACCTGATGTGGTCACTTACAATGTTCTTATCAATGGTATTTGCAAGGAGGGTAGGTTGGATGAGGCGATTAAGTTTTTGAATAACATGCCTTTATATGGTTGTCAACCGAATGTGATTactcataatattattttgcgTAGCATGTGTAGCACTGGGAGATGGATGGATGCTGAGAGGCTGTTAGCTGATATGCTTAGGAAGGGCTGTTCCCCTAGTGTTGTTACTTTCAATATCTTGATTAACTTCTTGTGCCGGAAACGGTTACTGGGTAGAGCCATTGATGTCTTGGAGAAAATGCCAAAGCATGGTTGTGTGCCAAATTCCTTGAGTTACAATCCATTGCTTCATGGGTTTTGTCAAGAGAAAAAGATGGATAGAGCAATTGAGTATTTGGAAATAATGGTGTCAAGGGGTTGTTACCCTGATATAGTGACCTATAACACTTTGCTTACCGCACTATGCAAAGATGGGAAGGCGGATGCTGCAGTTGAAATACTGAATCAACTAAGTAGCAAGGGATGCTCTCCTGTTTTAATTACTTATAATACAGTTATTGATGGTCTTACAAAGGTGGGAAAAACCGAGTATGCTGCAGAACTGTTAGAAGAGATGCGCAGAAAGGGTCTTAAACCTGATATAATAACATACTCTACACTGCTCCGGGGACTTGGTTGTGAAGGAAAGGTTGATGAGGCTATAAAAATTTTCCATGACATGGAAGGATTAAGTATTAAGCCCAGTGCTGTCACTTACAATGCAATCATGTTGGGACTTTGTAAGGCTCAGCAGACTAGTCGTGCAATTGATTTCCTGGCTTATATGGTAGAAAAAGGATGCAAACCTACCAAAGCTACATATACCATTCTTATAGAAGGCATTGCTGATGAAGGATTAGCCGAGGAAGCTTTGGAGCTGTTGAATGAGTTGTGCTCCAGAGGATTTGTGAAGAAAAGTTCGGCTGAACAGGTAGCAGTCAAGATGTAG